One genomic window of Diospyros lotus cultivar Yz01 chromosome 8, ASM1463336v1, whole genome shotgun sequence includes the following:
- the LOC127808163 gene encoding ubiquitin-like modifier-activating enzyme atg7 has protein sequence MTGNEKRSVLQFAPFQSAVDEGFWHRLSSLKLNKLGIDESPIPITGFYAPCSHSQVSNHLTLLAESLPPEPSEQSLVTTTTRGNRNKCSVPGILYNTNTLEGFHALDKQSLLKAEAEKIWEDIHSGKAEEDNAVLSRFLLISFADLKKWTFHYWFAFPALVLDPPAISVDLRPASEWLSVEEAESLSAACNEWRSSSATADVPFFLVSIASNSHTNIKHLKDWESCQHDGHKLLFGFYDPCHLPRNPGWPLRNLLAFICSRWNLEKVRFFCYRENHGFADLGLSLIGEALIPVSQGWKDHHGVRNATGWELNRGKKVPRCISLAKSMDPIRLATSAADLNLKLMRWRALPSLNLDILSITKCLLLGAGTLGCQVARMLMAWGVRKITLVDSGKVAMSNPLRQSLYTLDDCLNGGDFKAKAAAKSLKRIFPAVETEGVVMAIPMPGHPVSSQEENNVLQDCRRLHDLIDSHDAIFLLTDTRESRWLPTLLCANANKITMTAALGFDSFLVMRHGAGPLSPPHESKADVVNTLATEMGNFSMADADGENRLGCYFCNDVVAPVDSTANRTLDQQCTVTRPGLAPIASALAVELLVGILHHLHGIYAKAEFANSTASGSTEQPLGILPHQIRGSLSQFSQMTLVGHSSRSCTACCSTVVSEYRRRGMDFVLEAINHPTYLEDLTGLTELMKTASSFQLDWDNDIDEDGEGDDDCVEI, from the exons ATGACTGGAAATGAGAAAAGATCTGTTCTTCAATTTGCACCCTTCCAGAGTGCTGTAGATGAGGGTTTCTGGCATAGGTTATCTTCTCTAAAGCTCAACAAGCTAGGAATTGATGAATCTCCTATTCCTATTACTG GTTTCTATGCACCCTGTTCACATTCTCAAGTCTCAAATCATTTAACTCTTCTTGCTGAATCCTTGCCACCTGAACCAAGTGAACAATCATTAGTAACAACCACCACCCGTGGCAACAGGAACAAGTGTTCTGTCCCTGGCATCCTGTACAACACAAATACACTAGAGGGTTTCCATGCCCTTGACAAACAGAGCTTGCTAAAGGCAGAAGCAGAAAAG ATTTGGGAGGACATTCATTCTGGAAAAGCTGAGGAGGACAATGCGGTCCTTTCAAGATTCCTTCTTATATCATTTGCAGACCTCAAAAAGTGGACCTTTCACTATTGGTTTGCTTTCCCCGCTCTGGTGCTTGATCCTCCTGCAATCTCAGTTGACTTAAGGCCAGCTTCCGAGTGGTTGAGCGTAGAGGAG GCTGAATCATTATCAGCAGCTTGTAATGAGTGGCGTAGTTCAAGTGCAACTGCAG ACGTGCCATTTTTTCTGGTGTCTATTGCTTCAAATTCACATACTAATATTAAGCATCTCAAGGACTGGGAATCCTGCCAGCATGATGGCCATAAG CTCCTTTTTGGCTTTTATGACCCATGTCATCTTCCAAGGAATCCTGGTTGGCCCCTTCGCAACCTTCTTGCCTTTATTTGTTCAAGATGGAATCTTGAGAAGGTTCGCTTCTTTTGCTATCGTGAGAATCATGGTTTTGCTGATCTAGGATTGTCCCTCATTGGTGAAGCCTTGATACCAGTTTCACAAG GATGGAAAGATCATCATGGTGTGCGTAATGCCACAGGATGGGAACTTAACAGGGGAAAGAAGGTACCAAGGTGTATTAGCCTTGCTAAATCCATGGATCCAATCAG GTTAGCAACATCAGCTGCggatttgaacttgaaattaATGAGATGGCGTGCTTTACCATCTTTAAATTTAGACATCTTATCTATAACCAAGTGTCTTCTCTTAGGGGCAGGTACACTTGGGTGCCAGGTTGCTAGAATGCTTATG GCTTGGGGTGTCCGAAAAATTACACTAGTTGACAGTGGCAAGGTGGCCATGTCTAATCCATTGAGGCAATCCCTATACACATTGGATGACTGCCTCAACGGTGGTGATTTTAAAGCCAAAGCAGCAGCTAAAAGTCTGAAGAGAATATTTCCAGCTGTG GAAACCGAAGGTGTTGTGATGGCCATTCCAATGCCTGGGCATCCAGTGTCAAGCCAAGAAGAGAATAATGTGCTTCAGGATTGCAGACGGCTGCACGATTTAATTGATTCTCACGATGCTATTTTCTTATTGACTGATACCAGGGAAAGTCGATGGCTCCCTACTCTTCTTTGTGCCAATGCAAACAAG ATTACCATGACTGCAGCTTTAGGGTTTGATAGTTTCTTGGTTATGCGCCATGGAGCTGGTCCCCTCAGCCCCCCTCATGAATCAAAAGCTGATGTCGTGAATACTTTAGCCACGGAAATGGGAAACTTCTCCATGGCAGATGCAGATGGAGAAAACAGATTGGGTTGTTACTTCTGCAATGACGTGGTTGCACCTGTTGAT TCAACTGCCAACCGCACTTTGGACCAACAGTGCACAGTTACGCGGCCAGGGCTTGCTCCTATTGCTTCGGCCCTTGCTGTTGAACTTTTAGTGGGAATTCTGCATCATCTTCATGG GATATACGCCAAAGCTGAGTTTGCAAACTCTACCGCTAGTGGAagcactgagcaacccctcggTATATTACCACATCAAATTCGAGGATCACTGTCACAGTTTTCTCAGATGACACTGGTGGGACATTCCTCCAGAAGTTGCACTGCTTGTTGTTCCACA GTGGTGTCAGAATACCGGAGAAGAGGGATGGATTTTGTTCTCGAAGCGATTAATCATCCTACCTATTTGGAGGATCTCACTGGATTAACTGAGCTGATGAAGACGGCAAGTTCTTTTCAGCTGGACTGGGATAATGATATCGATGAGGATGGCGAAGGCGACGATGATTGTGTCGAAATCTGA